Proteins from a genomic interval of Rhodococcus rhodochrous:
- a CDS encoding WS/DGAT/MGAT family O-acyltransferase, whose amino-acid sequence MQRLSGLDAGFLYLETPSQLLHICGLIVLDPSTVPGGYDYVSLRNELEARLTAVPQFRMKLADSRFNLDHPVWVDDHDFDLDRHVHHVGVPAPGSRTELAELCGHIAAQPLDRSRPLWEMWFVDGLDDGRIAVIAKMHHAGVDGVSGAALIAQLCSLDPADPRPEPVQWGAGDANDLAIAIAGALNVARRPLHLLRILPGAVTSLTSWIARARRGDAMPAPFTAPRTPFNSTITGHRNVGFAELNLDDVKLVKNVFGVTVNDVVMAVCSGALRRYLERRGELPDSPLIGMIPVSVHGRSDRPGRNQVSAMFADLHTHIADPAERLRALAEANAVSKEHNADLGANLLQDWSQFLGAAVFAPAMRAYAGLRLADRHPVIHNLVISNVPGPPVPLYFLGARMTAMYPFGPIFHGAALNVTVLSLDGRLDIGLISCPDLVPDLWELVDDFSPALEDLILAAGAESDDVVSQEG is encoded by the coding sequence ATGCAGCGTCTCAGCGGGCTCGATGCCGGTTTCCTCTATCTCGAGACCCCCAGTCAGCTCCTCCACATCTGCGGGCTGATCGTGCTGGACCCGTCCACCGTCCCGGGCGGCTACGACTACGTGAGCCTGCGCAACGAACTCGAAGCGCGCCTCACCGCCGTACCCCAGTTCCGGATGAAGCTCGCCGACAGCAGGTTCAACCTCGACCATCCGGTCTGGGTCGACGACCACGACTTCGACCTCGACCGGCACGTCCACCACGTCGGCGTGCCCGCCCCGGGCAGCCGGACCGAGCTCGCGGAGCTGTGCGGTCACATCGCCGCGCAACCGCTGGATCGCTCCCGGCCGCTGTGGGAGATGTGGTTCGTCGACGGTCTCGACGACGGCAGGATCGCGGTCATCGCGAAGATGCACCACGCCGGGGTGGACGGGGTCTCCGGTGCCGCGCTCATCGCGCAGCTGTGCAGCCTCGACCCCGCCGATCCCCGGCCCGAACCGGTGCAGTGGGGTGCCGGCGACGCGAACGACCTCGCCATCGCGATCGCCGGAGCCCTCAACGTGGCGCGCCGGCCCCTGCACCTGCTGCGGATCCTCCCGGGCGCGGTCACATCGCTGACCTCGTGGATCGCCCGCGCACGACGCGGCGACGCCATGCCCGCGCCGTTCACGGCGCCGCGCACCCCGTTCAACTCCACCATCACCGGACACCGCAACGTCGGCTTCGCCGAGTTGAACCTCGACGACGTGAAACTGGTGAAGAACGTCTTCGGCGTCACCGTCAACGACGTGGTGATGGCGGTGTGCTCCGGTGCGCTGCGCCGATATCTGGAGCGGCGCGGCGAGCTGCCCGACTCCCCGCTCATCGGGATGATCCCGGTCTCGGTCCACGGCAGGTCGGATCGGCCGGGACGCAACCAGGTCTCGGCGATGTTCGCCGACCTCCACACCCACATCGCCGACCCCGCCGAGCGGCTGCGAGCCCTTGCGGAAGCGAACGCGGTGTCCAAGGAGCACAACGCCGACCTCGGCGCGAACCTGCTGCAGGACTGGTCGCAGTTCCTCGGCGCGGCGGTCTTCGCCCCCGCGATGCGTGCCTACGCCGGGCTCCGACTCGCCGACCGGCATCCGGTGATCCACAACCTCGTGATCTCCAACGTGCCCGGACCGCCCGTCCCGCTGTACTTCCTGGGTGCGCGCATGACGGCGATGTACCCCTTCGGGCCGATCTTCCACGGCGCGGCGCTCAACGTGACGGTGCTCTCCCTCGACGGCAGGCTCGACATCGGCCTGATCTCGTGTCCCGATCTCGTCCCCGACCTGTGGGAACTCGTCGACGACTTCTCCCCCGCCCTCGAGGACCTCATCCTCGCGGCCGGTGCGGAAAGCGACGACGTCGTCTCGCAGGAGGGCTGA
- a CDS encoding DUF3000 domain-containing protein, giving the protein MTTSPAEPARFRSAVDAMNAATVRPEIEVGPIRPPQRLAPYSYALGAEVLHDETDRVPEQSEGDAFGRLILLYDPDGDEAWHGTTRLVSYIQADVDESLAADSLLPEVAWSWLVDALAAHGEPLTALGGTVTATTSVRFGDIAGPGRAHQLELRASWTPQSDILTPHVEAFCDVLAYAAGLPPAGVARLQR; this is encoded by the coding sequence GTGACCACCTCGCCCGCCGAGCCGGCCCGCTTCCGTTCCGCAGTCGATGCGATGAACGCGGCCACCGTGCGCCCGGAGATCGAGGTCGGGCCGATCCGACCCCCGCAACGGCTCGCGCCCTACAGCTACGCACTGGGCGCCGAGGTCCTGCACGACGAGACGGACCGGGTGCCCGAGCAGTCCGAGGGCGACGCGTTCGGCCGCCTCATCCTTCTCTACGACCCCGACGGCGACGAGGCGTGGCACGGGACCACCCGGCTCGTCTCGTACATCCAGGCCGACGTCGACGAGAGCCTGGCAGCGGACTCGCTGCTGCCGGAGGTCGCGTGGAGTTGGCTCGTCGACGCCCTCGCCGCGCACGGTGAACCGCTCACGGCGCTCGGCGGCACGGTGACCGCGACGACCTCCGTACGGTTCGGGGACATCGCGGGCCCGGGACGCGCCCACCAACTGGAACTGCGCGCGTCGTGGACTCCGCAGTCCGACATACTGACCCCGCACGTGGAGGCGTTCTGCGACGTCCTCGCATATGCCGCGGGTCTGCCTCCGGCGGGGGTCGCGCGACTCCAGCGGTGA
- the hemE gene encoding uroporphyrinogen decarboxylase, translating into MTGLENTNVGSAVPAEYPARRILPHAPLLAAARGEKPAHRPVWFMRQAGRSLPEYREIRAGIGMLESCFDPELVCEITMQPVRRHKVDAAILFSDIVVPLKAAGIDLDIVAGTGPVVANPVRTAADVTALPTLEAEEVGAVARAVGLLTRELGDTPLIGFAGAPFTLASYLVEGGPSRNHERTKALMHADPKTWHALLGKLTDVAIAFLRAQIGAGVDAVQLFDSWAGALSLADYREYVLPHSERVFAEIAGAGVPRIHFGVGTGELLGAMGEAGADVVGVDWRIPLDVAATRVGPGKALQGNLDPAILFAGREVVEREVRRIVAEADRALEAGAIGHIFNLGHGVLPDTDPDAITRVVELVHSL; encoded by the coding sequence ATGACCGGCTTGGAGAACACGAACGTCGGATCTGCGGTGCCCGCGGAGTACCCCGCGCGGAGGATCCTGCCCCATGCGCCCCTGCTGGCGGCCGCGCGCGGTGAGAAGCCGGCCCACCGGCCCGTGTGGTTCATGCGCCAGGCCGGCCGCTCCCTGCCCGAGTACCGGGAGATCCGGGCCGGCATCGGCATGCTCGAATCGTGCTTCGACCCCGAACTGGTCTGCGAGATCACGATGCAGCCGGTGCGGCGGCACAAGGTCGACGCCGCCATCCTCTTCTCCGACATCGTCGTCCCGCTCAAGGCCGCCGGGATCGACCTCGACATCGTCGCCGGCACGGGCCCGGTCGTCGCGAACCCCGTCCGCACCGCCGCCGACGTCACCGCGCTGCCGACCCTCGAGGCCGAAGAGGTCGGAGCGGTCGCCCGCGCGGTCGGTCTGCTGACCCGCGAACTCGGCGACACCCCGCTCATCGGGTTCGCGGGCGCGCCCTTCACCTTGGCCTCATATCTCGTCGAAGGCGGCCCGAGCCGCAACCACGAGCGCACCAAGGCGCTCATGCACGCCGACCCGAAGACCTGGCACGCCCTCCTCGGCAAGCTCACCGACGTCGCCATCGCCTTCCTGCGCGCGCAGATCGGTGCCGGTGTCGACGCCGTCCAGCTCTTCGACTCGTGGGCCGGTGCCCTCTCGCTCGCCGACTACCGCGAGTACGTCCTGCCGCACTCCGAACGTGTCTTCGCCGAGATCGCCGGTGCGGGGGTGCCGCGCATCCACTTCGGTGTCGGCACCGGTGAGCTCCTCGGCGCCATGGGTGAGGCGGGCGCCGACGTGGTCGGCGTCGACTGGCGCATCCCGCTCGACGTCGCCGCGACCCGCGTCGGCCCGGGCAAGGCCCTGCAGGGCAATCTCGACCCCGCGATCCTGTTCGCGGGCCGGGAGGTCGTCGAACGCGAGGTGCGCCGCATCGTCGCCGAGGCCGACCGCGCTCTCGAGGCCGGCGCCATCGGCCACATCTTCAATCTCGGTCACGGCGTCCTGCCCGACACCGATCCCGACGCCATCACCCGAGTGGTCGAGCTGGTGCATTCGCTGTGA
- a CDS encoding protoporphyrinogen oxidase: MTPPTVAVVGGGISGLVAAYRLRRSLGAAARIVVLERSSRLGGKLRTVPLAGDPVDVGAEAFIARRPEVLALVEELGLSDHIVHPSAARPLLYADARLHPLPAGTLMGIPASAQSVEGLVDDETLARIAAEPTVPFHWDRDSDVSVADLVRSRFGEQVVRRSVDPLLGGVYSGLSDTAGVRATLPTLAAALDAGATSLSDAVARALPPKSDAPVFGTLREGYGVLIEALVREADAEFLYGTAASGLKRSGGRWSVDPLGEVDGVVLAVPAPDAARLLVDSVRSAAQCAAQIPLASSVVVALALPHDAGLPQNSGILVATGEELSAKAFTLSSRKWPHLAERPVALARASFGRFGDDALVDASEADLIALARADLATVTGVDAEPVAAFVQRWHGGLPQYREHHGEIVAAFEAEIAGIDGLEVAGAMLHGVGVPACVATGTAAAARLAARMEG, encoded by the coding sequence GTGACCCCGCCGACGGTCGCGGTCGTCGGCGGTGGGATCAGCGGGCTCGTCGCCGCGTATCGACTGCGTCGTTCGCTCGGCGCCGCCGCGCGCATCGTCGTGCTCGAGCGATCGTCGCGGCTCGGCGGCAAGCTCCGCACGGTCCCGCTCGCGGGCGACCCCGTCGACGTCGGTGCCGAGGCGTTCATCGCACGCCGACCCGAGGTGCTCGCGCTCGTCGAGGAACTCGGCCTGAGCGACCACATCGTCCACCCCTCGGCTGCCCGTCCGCTCCTGTACGCCGACGCGCGACTGCACCCGTTGCCGGCGGGCACGCTCATGGGCATCCCCGCCTCGGCGCAATCCGTCGAAGGACTCGTCGACGACGAGACCCTGGCGCGCATCGCCGCCGAGCCCACTGTGCCGTTCCACTGGGACCGGGACTCCGACGTCTCCGTCGCGGATCTCGTCCGATCACGCTTCGGTGAGCAGGTGGTGCGGCGCAGCGTCGACCCGCTGCTCGGTGGGGTGTACTCGGGGCTGTCCGACACCGCAGGTGTCCGTGCCACCCTCCCGACGCTCGCAGCGGCCCTCGACGCCGGCGCGACGAGCCTGAGCGACGCCGTCGCCCGCGCCCTGCCCCCGAAGTCGGACGCCCCGGTCTTCGGGACGCTGCGCGAGGGCTACGGCGTGCTGATCGAAGCCCTCGTCCGCGAGGCCGACGCCGAGTTCCTCTACGGCACGGCCGCATCCGGACTGAAGCGCAGCGGTGGCCGGTGGTCGGTCGACCCGCTCGGCGAGGTCGACGGTGTGGTGCTCGCCGTGCCCGCCCCGGACGCCGCCCGGCTGCTCGTCGACAGTGTCAGATCCGCCGCGCAGTGCGCCGCGCAGATCCCGCTCGCCTCGTCGGTGGTGGTCGCGCTCGCGTTGCCGCACGACGCCGGCCTGCCGCAGAACTCCGGGATCCTCGTCGCGACCGGGGAGGAACTGTCGGCGAAGGCCTTCACGCTGTCGAGCCGCAAGTGGCCGCACCTCGCCGAACGACCCGTCGCACTCGCCCGCGCGTCGTTCGGACGGTTCGGCGACGACGCGCTCGTCGACGCGTCCGAGGCCGACCTGATCGCGCTGGCCCGCGCGGATCTCGCGACCGTCACCGGAGTCGACGCCGAACCGGTGGCCGCCTTCGTGCAGCGGTGGCACGGCGGGCTGCCGCAGTACCGCGAACACCACGGCGAGATCGTCGCCGCCTTCGAGGCCGAGATCGCAGGGATCGACGGACTCGAGGTCGCCGGCGCGATGCTGCACGGCGTGGGTGTACCCGCATGTGTCGCAACAGGCACGGCCGCGGCCGCACGCCTGGCTGCACGAATGGAAGGATGA
- the hemQ gene encoding hydrogen peroxide-dependent heme synthase — MARLDYDKLNSTLRYAMWSVFQVRPGVLGDDRTAAIEDAKAFFARFDDTDVIVRGIYDVAGTRADADFMIWTHAEHIEDLQKLYADFRRTTILGRASTPVWSNTALHRPAEFNKSHLPAFIAGEDPGNYVCVYPFVRSYEWYLLPDEQRRKMLADHGMAARGYPDVRANTVPAFALGDYEWILAFEAPELHRIVDLMRDLRATDARLHVREETPFFTGPRVDVEALVASLP, encoded by the coding sequence ATGGCACGTCTCGACTACGACAAGCTCAATTCCACCCTCCGTTACGCGATGTGGTCGGTCTTCCAGGTCCGGCCCGGCGTCCTCGGCGACGACCGCACCGCGGCGATCGAGGACGCGAAGGCGTTCTTCGCCCGCTTCGACGACACCGACGTGATCGTCCGCGGTATCTACGACGTCGCCGGCACCCGCGCCGACGCCGATTTCATGATCTGGACCCACGCCGAGCACATCGAGGATCTGCAGAAGCTGTACGCCGACTTCCGGCGCACCACGATCCTCGGGCGCGCGAGCACCCCGGTCTGGTCGAACACCGCACTGCACAGACCCGCGGAGTTCAACAAGAGCCACCTGCCCGCCTTCATCGCGGGGGAGGACCCGGGCAACTACGTCTGCGTGTACCCCTTCGTGCGGTCCTACGAGTGGTACCTGCTGCCCGACGAGCAGCGTCGCAAGATGCTCGCCGACCACGGCATGGCGGCACGCGGCTACCCCGATGTCCGCGCCAACACCGTTCCGGCCTTCGCGCTCGGCGACTACGAGTGGATCCTCGCCTTCGAGGCGCCGGAGCTGCACCGCATCGTCGATCTCATGCGCGACCTGCGTGCCACCGACGCGCGCCTGCACGTGCGGGAGGAGACCCCCTTCTTCACCGGGCCGCGGGTCGACGTCGAAGCCCTCGTCGCGTCGCTGCCCTGA
- a CDS encoding molybdopterin-dependent oxidoreductase: MAHWGMFSAQARDGEVVAVQPYAGDRDPSPILGNIPGSVRHRARIAGPAVRRGWLENGPGPSTRRGDDEYVAVSWDELTEILAGELQRVKDRHGNRAIFGGSYGWSAPGRFHHAQSQVHRFLKMFGGYTRSVHSYSLGATGVIMPHVVGTHWKLFARSTSWEVIARDTDLMVCFGGIPLKNTAVNDGGTSDHPTRDALDRMRARGGRIVSFSPIRSDVHGEHEWLAPRPGTDVAIMLALGYVLATEGLADREFLDRYCTGYDRFEEYLLGRTDGVPKTPEWAAGLSGIPAGTLVDLARRMARGRTLVSVTWSLQRVRHGEQAPWAGVTLAAMLGQLGVPGGGFGHGYGSMNEPGLAPVPYPLPTLFQGNNDVEDFIPVAAISDLLLRPGEQFDYDGRRLTFPDIRLVYWAGGNPFHHHQDIGRLRRALQRPDTIVVHDPYWTPMAKHADIVVPSTTALERDDLTCTRNDPLLVAMQAAVPRFADARDDYDTFTALAHRLGFGEQFTEGRTSRQWLEHLYEQWRGFVLADDRRVEDPPPFDDFWYGGPVRMRTEDDLTLFEDFRSDPEANPLRTPSGRLEIFSADIDSFGYDDCAGHPTWYEPDEWLGSSRVERFPLHLIANQPATRLHGQLDHGSVSQASKIRGREPIRMRPDDAAARGLEAGDIVRVFNDRGSCLAGVVLDDGLLPNVVQLATGAWYDPLDPSDPGSMCVHGNANVLTPDVGTSSLSHGCTGQHVLVDVERFDGELPPIRAYDPPVVRQR, encoded by the coding sequence ATGGCGCACTGGGGCATGTTCTCGGCGCAGGCGCGCGACGGCGAGGTCGTCGCCGTGCAGCCCTACGCCGGGGACCGCGACCCCTCACCGATCCTGGGGAACATCCCCGGATCGGTGCGGCACCGTGCTCGCATCGCCGGCCCGGCCGTCCGCCGCGGCTGGCTCGAGAACGGACCGGGACCGAGCACACGACGCGGCGACGACGAGTACGTCGCCGTCTCGTGGGACGAACTCACCGAGATCCTCGCAGGCGAACTGCAGCGTGTGAAGGACCGGCACGGCAACCGGGCGATCTTCGGCGGCTCCTACGGCTGGTCCGCCCCGGGCCGGTTCCACCACGCACAGAGCCAGGTGCACCGCTTCCTGAAGATGTTCGGCGGCTACACCCGCTCGGTGCACTCCTACTCGCTCGGCGCGACCGGCGTGATCATGCCGCACGTCGTGGGCACCCACTGGAAACTGTTCGCGCGCTCGACCTCCTGGGAGGTCATCGCCCGCGACACCGATCTGATGGTGTGTTTCGGCGGGATCCCGCTCAAGAACACCGCTGTCAACGACGGCGGCACGAGCGATCACCCCACCCGCGACGCCCTCGACCGGATGCGAGCCCGCGGCGGACGGATCGTCTCGTTCAGCCCGATCCGCAGCGACGTGCACGGTGAGCACGAGTGGCTCGCGCCGCGGCCGGGCACCGACGTCGCGATCATGCTCGCCCTCGGCTACGTCCTGGCCACCGAAGGTCTGGCCGACCGCGAGTTCCTCGACCGCTACTGCACCGGTTACGACCGCTTCGAGGAGTATCTGCTCGGCCGCACCGACGGCGTCCCGAAGACCCCCGAGTGGGCCGCCGGACTGTCGGGCATCCCGGCCGGCACCCTCGTCGACCTCGCGCGACGCATGGCCCGCGGCCGCACCCTGGTGTCGGTCACATGGTCGCTGCAACGCGTGCGGCACGGCGAGCAGGCGCCCTGGGCGGGCGTGACCCTCGCCGCGATGCTCGGTCAACTCGGCGTTCCCGGAGGCGGTTTCGGCCACGGCTACGGGTCGATGAACGAACCCGGTCTCGCGCCCGTCCCGTATCCGCTGCCCACCCTGTTCCAGGGCAACAACGACGTCGAGGACTTCATCCCCGTCGCCGCGATCTCCGACCTGCTGTTGCGGCCCGGGGAGCAGTTCGACTACGACGGCCGTCGCCTGACCTTCCCGGACATCCGGCTCGTGTACTGGGCGGGTGGCAATCCCTTCCACCACCACCAGGACATCGGGCGGCTCCGCCGGGCCCTGCAGCGACCCGACACGATCGTCGTCCACGACCCGTACTGGACGCCGATGGCCAAGCACGCCGACATCGTCGTGCCGTCGACCACGGCGCTCGAGCGCGACGACCTGACGTGCACGCGCAACGATCCGCTGCTCGTCGCGATGCAGGCCGCCGTCCCGCGCTTCGCCGACGCCCGCGACGACTACGACACCTTCACCGCTCTCGCCCACCGCCTCGGCTTCGGCGAGCAGTTCACCGAGGGCCGGACGTCCCGGCAGTGGCTCGAACACCTCTACGAGCAGTGGCGCGGTTTCGTCCTCGCCGACGACCGGCGCGTCGAGGACCCGCCGCCCTTCGACGACTTCTGGTACGGCGGACCGGTCCGGATGCGGACCGAGGACGATCTGACGCTGTTCGAGGATTTCCGGTCCGACCCCGAGGCGAACCCGCTGCGGACTCCCAGCGGACGGCTCGAGATCTTCTCCGCCGACATCGACTCGTTCGGCTACGACGACTGTGCCGGGCACCCCACCTGGTACGAACCCGACGAATGGCTCGGCTCCTCGCGGGTCGAACGGTTCCCACTGCACCTGATCGCCAACCAGCCGGCCACGCGCCTGCACGGGCAGCTCGATCACGGCTCGGTGAGCCAGGCGTCGAAGATCCGTGGCCGCGAACCGATCCGGATGCGTCCCGACGACGCGGCCGCGCGAGGTCTGGAGGCCGGCGACATCGTCCGCGTCTTCAACGATCGTGGTTCGTGCCTCGCCGGGGTCGTCCTCGACGACGGTCTGCTGCCGAACGTCGTCCAGCTCGCGACGGGAGCCTGGTACGACCCGCTGGATCCGTCCGATCCCGGATCGATGTGCGTGCACGGGAACGCGAACGTGCTCACCCCCGACGTCGGCACATCGTCGCTGTCCCACGGCTGCACCGGGCAGCACGTGCTCGTCGACGTCGAGCGGTTCGACGGCGAGCTACCGCCCATCCGGGCCTACGATCCGCCGGTAGTCCGGCAGCGCTGA
- a CDS encoding L-lactate dehydrogenase, with protein MGETGTRIRRHTKLSVVGAGSVGTAVAYACLLRGSADAIALFDTNSAKVRAEVLDLNHGTQFAPSCRIEGSDDIAVTAGSDLIVVTAGAKQHPGQSRLDLAAANVALARDLTPGLLSVSPEAVIVFVSNPVDIVTRAAIAATGISDGRIFGSGTVLDSGRLRYLLAHRADVAIENVHVFVVGEHGDSEVALWSGAAIGGVPVESFTVDGRPVFGPETRAALFEEVVRSAYEIIRGKGATNLAIGLSSARIVEAVLRNQRRVLAVSTLQTGRHGLQDVCLSLPTVVDARGAHTVLEVPLSPEEEAGLAASAATLREVQSSLGL; from the coding sequence ATGGGTGAGACGGGTACGAGAATCCGGCGACACACGAAGCTGTCCGTCGTCGGCGCCGGGAGCGTCGGTACCGCGGTGGCGTATGCGTGTCTGCTCAGGGGTTCGGCAGACGCCATCGCGCTGTTCGACACGAATTCCGCGAAGGTGCGCGCGGAGGTCCTGGACCTGAACCACGGCACCCAGTTCGCGCCGTCGTGCCGGATCGAGGGCAGCGACGACATCGCGGTCACCGCCGGTTCCGATCTGATCGTCGTGACCGCGGGGGCCAAGCAGCATCCCGGCCAGTCGCGTCTGGATCTCGCGGCGGCGAACGTCGCCCTGGCACGGGACCTGACTCCCGGCCTGCTGTCCGTCTCCCCCGAGGCGGTGATCGTCTTCGTCAGCAATCCGGTCGACATCGTCACCCGCGCCGCGATCGCGGCGACCGGCATCTCGGACGGCCGGATCTTCGGGTCGGGCACGGTGCTCGATTCCGGCCGGCTGCGGTATCTGCTCGCCCACCGTGCCGACGTCGCGATCGAGAACGTCCACGTGTTCGTCGTCGGCGAGCACGGCGATTCGGAGGTCGCGCTGTGGTCGGGCGCGGCGATCGGGGGTGTGCCGGTGGAGTCCTTCACCGTCGACGGACGACCCGTCTTCGGTCCGGAGACCCGCGCTGCACTCTTCGAGGAGGTCGTGCGCAGCGCCTACGAGATCATCCGCGGCAAGGGCGCCACGAATCTCGCGATCGGACTGTCGAGTGCCCGCATCGTGGAGGCCGTGCTGCGGAACCAGCGCCGGGTGCTTGCGGTGTCGACGCTGCAGACCGGGCGGCACGGCCTGCAGGACGTCTGCCTCTCGCTTCCCACCGTCGTCGACGCGCGCGGCGCGCACACCGTGCTCGAGGTGCCGTTGTCGCCGGAGGAGGAGGCAGGTCTGGCCGCCTCCGCGGCCACCCTGCGCGAGGTCCAGTCGTCCCTCGGTCTGTGA
- a CDS encoding HAD family hydrolase produces MAETPFDAVLFDFSGTLFRLEEDESWLADVTDHEGRPFDVHRQAELMRRLTQPVGQPVEMDADEHHAWTNRDREPRWHREAYLTVLRRSGVADPEQAQALYEKVTDPDCWTVYPDTVPVIEALAGDGIAVGVVSNIAFDLRPAFARLGIDDLVSVFALSFEVGAVKPEPEIFRYAVDRLGVDPRRTLMIGDSEKADGAARSIGCAFELVEPAPTTERHDALWTALAAAGITPMEPGAGRSS; encoded by the coding sequence ATGGCCGAGACTCCCTTCGATGCCGTCCTGTTCGACTTCTCCGGCACCCTGTTCCGGCTCGAGGAGGACGAGAGCTGGCTCGCGGACGTCACCGACCACGAGGGCAGACCCTTCGACGTGCACCGGCAGGCCGAACTCATGCGGCGGCTGACGCAACCCGTCGGGCAGCCCGTCGAGATGGACGCCGACGAGCACCACGCGTGGACCAACCGCGACCGCGAACCGCGCTGGCACCGCGAGGCCTACCTGACGGTGCTGCGCAGGTCGGGCGTGGCCGATCCCGAGCAGGCACAGGCGCTCTACGAGAAGGTGACCGACCCCGACTGCTGGACCGTCTATCCCGACACCGTTCCCGTCATCGAGGCGCTCGCCGGAGACGGGATCGCCGTCGGCGTGGTGAGCAACATCGCCTTCGACCTGCGGCCGGCCTTCGCGCGGCTCGGTATCGACGACCTCGTGTCGGTGTTCGCGCTGTCCTTCGAGGTGGGCGCCGTCAAGCCCGAACCGGAGATCTTCCGCTACGCCGTCGACAGACTCGGTGTCGACCCGCGACGGACGCTGATGATCGGCGACAGCGAGAAGGCGGACGGTGCCGCCCGGTCGATCGGATGTGCGTTCGAACTCGTCGAACCGGCACCGACCACCGAGCGGCACGACGCACTGTGGACCGCGCTGGCCGCGGCCGGGATCACTCCGATGGAACCAGGCGCAGGGAGATCGAGTTGA
- the msrB gene encoding peptide-methionine (R)-S-oxide reductase MsrB codes for MTSAPRSEPAPKVVHTDEEWRAKLTPAEFAVLRQAGTERPFVGEYTDTETEGIYECRACGAELFRSTEKFHSHCGWPSFFDPADSDAVILREDNSLGMRRIEVVCATCHSHLGHVFEGEGYPTPTDQRYCINSISLRLVPSE; via the coding sequence ATGACGTCTGCTCCTCGATCCGAACCCGCACCCAAGGTCGTCCACACCGACGAGGAATGGCGCGCGAAGCTCACACCCGCCGAATTCGCCGTGTTGCGTCAGGCAGGCACCGAGCGCCCCTTCGTCGGCGAGTACACCGACACCGAGACCGAGGGCATCTACGAATGCCGCGCGTGCGGTGCCGAACTGTTCCGCAGCACCGAGAAGTTCCACTCCCACTGCGGGTGGCCGTCGTTCTTCGACCCCGCCGACTCCGACGCCGTGATCCTGCGCGAGGACAACTCGCTGGGCATGCGGCGCATCGAGGTGGTGTGCGCGACGTGCCACAGCCATCTCGGGCATGTCTTCGAGGGCGAGGGTTACCCGACGCCCACCGACCAGCGGTACTGCATCAACTCGATCTCCCTGCGCCTGGTTCCATCGGAGTGA